CTAACAAATGCAAGTGGTACAAAAATCCTGCTTTTGTAAAACAAGCACagatcaagggttcccaacctggggttcatgaaCCCCTTGGTTAACAGTCAGGGGTCCACGGCacaaaaaagattgggaaacccTACAGAAGATGAATTTGATGACAGGCCTTAAGCCTggaagtatttttttttacctatACTGCCACTGGTGGCAAAATCCGGGTAGTTGTCATTATAGAAGACTTTATATTTGGGAATGAATTGGTAATGACAGTGATGATAGCCCGTTCAAAGTAAAAATGCCACCATACTTTTACTTCTATGGTCTGCTGCTCCACTGAGTTACCAAGCTTCACCATTCATTTAAAAATGGTCAGTAGTCCACACACACAATCATAAAGCAAAATGTATCGGCGTTATAAAATATTGCCGACATAATTTTATTGTTctaaaataaatgtattttataAAGCACATTCTGTAAGTTTTTTGATATTCCAAAAATGTTTCATGTTGAGATGGAATCTTACATGCTAGAGGAGAACTTGGTGTGTTCTCATATTGCTGTGTGGGTAAATAACCCTAAAGTATTAATGTTTCTTTGGAGTAAATTACTGACTCCTTTACAGTTGAGACTACCTTTTGCATTACAGTTAATATGTTCTGGAACAAAAATCCTAACCAGCTAAACAAGTGCATGGCAGTAAATTTAAACTATACTTCCTGTGCTAAATTGGAAAACACTTGGATAGAAGCCTAGTTCTTGAAGGGGGTTTTATTTTAATTCTCTTTTTACATTGATTTCTTTGTGATTTAGGTGTTGGGGTTTTCCACGGGTCAGGGGAGACTTTCAATGATGGCCTTTGTCCTCAATTCACTCACATGGTAAGTATGTGTACAGATTAGAGGTGAGGAGAGAATTGCACTTTATCCAGACTGCTTTAACATTCCGTGACGGTTTGTTTTACTGAATGCCCAGCGACAATAGTATTTAAGGATTCAACATTCACGTGAGTTGTCATTTAATCCCATGTATAACAATATCTAAAGCAAGTACTTTCCTTTTGTCTTTAAGCGCATCATACTTGAAATTTGGAATTCTCTCCCTCTACTCATTCCTCCTTCACCCATCTTTACTGGAGATTTTAATCTTGTGTGACTTGCTGTCAAGATTTGTTAGAATTTATGAAGCACCTAAGGAGAGTTAACAAATTAAGGGTACACACATCCAACTTGTTCATAGTCTTATTTTTAAGAAGCAGGGTATCTTCTTAAGATATCAACAGTGGTTATTTTATATTTGCCAAGGTTatgctgtgtgtatgtgtgatctCTGATATGCCTACACATTGATACagagttcagtgttgaagtttgTGTTGCTTTTAGGTTACAGAAGAAGATTAAAAGTCGTCATTATGTCCCCTTACTAAATTTGTAACTTACATCATTAATGATGCTCAGTCAATTTGTATATTTAATTATCTTTGACTTTGCAGCATTAACTACTTGCAGGAACCCGAGCTGTTGAGCATTTAATTGTTTTTGCATTTCTTACGGTTAAGTAAAATTTTACAATGGGTAGAATGTTATTCTTCAAAGACTTCTGCTCTTTCAAATTATGTTGTGTAAGGATTTGCTGAAGGGCAGCTATTGCTAGCTTTACAAGCAGGTTTTAAGGAGAATTTTAGAAGAAAGAATTAGATCTAGGAAGAGAATCACACCACTTTGAGCCTCTGTAGTTGGCTACAATTAAAATAGGAGATCTGAACAGCATAATAATCTGAGGTTATAGTATTGGGGTAGAGTTAAGTTAGGGAGGCAAAGGCCATGAACTGATTTGAAAATGAGGATGAAGGTGCTTACTCTGAGGTATTTGTCTCTTAGTCTGATAAGTCAAGTGTTGAGATAATTTAGCTACAGATAGCCTCAGCGGCTGAGACAGATTTGGAGCTGGGTGATTGATAGGACAGGATAGGCCCTTTGgaccataatgttgtgccaaattaattaaaCCAATGACTCTTGATTAatctaaaccttctctgcacattGACTATAGCTCTTCCTTCTCTGCATATTTATCTCTAGCTAAGTCTCCTAAACACTCCTGTGCTATCGACCTCTGCCAGCACCcccggcagtacattccagactCCCAACACAcctctttggaaaaaaaaatacttGCCATGTACATCTTCTTTGTACTTTCCCTCTGCCACCTTGCTCTTATACTCTTCAACACTAGGAAAAAGAGAGTAGACCGCCAGTAACTGCATGTCTCACATTATTTTAAACtgttatcaaatctcccctcaacctctgccATTCTATTGAAAACAGCCCCAACATGTCCAACCAAGTAGCAACCTGGTAAACTGCCTCTCCATCCTCTCCAAAGTCTTCACCctctttctatagtgaggtgaccagaattgaaggCAATGCTATAAATGCCCAgctagttttataaagctgcaatactACTTTCTGGCTCTCAAGCTCATTGCCTTGACAAAAGAAGCAAGCATACCATACACTATCTTTATCACCTTTCAACCTGTGGGGCCACTTTTAGGGAGCCACATGCCTGGTcctcaagatccctctattcATCGGTGTTGTTAGTGAACTCTGTACTCTCCTTTATCTTGGATCTCCCTAGGTGCAGTACCTTatatttgtctggattaaacgcCACCTGTCACTACTTCTCACTTTTCACTTCCCCTGTATCTGCAACTGTtcaatatcccactgtatcctttggCAGTCTTCTGTGCAATCTGTGATGCCACCAATCTtgatatctgcaaacttacctaCCCAGCACATTTTCATTCAAGTAGAGAGTCACCTCTACTTGCTGTCTTCTATGAAAAAGCAAATTTTACATTCAGTCAACCAAGTCAccatgcatcttaattttctggatgaccctaccaagaacttgttgaacgccttactaaaattcatgtatacaatatccactgtctaCTTTCAATCACCTCATTACCCCCTCAAAAATCAGATTAATCAGACATGACCTGTGTGGCACAAAGCCATCTGACCAATCCTAATTAGGCCATGCTtctttctccaaatgctcaaatACTATTCCCTAGGATCCTCTCCATTAGGATCTTGGTCAAGGCCCCTCTAATCTCATCTCTAGCCTCGATCAATAACCTAGGCTATATACTATCAGGCCCTTGGGACTTCCACCTTAATGTTTTGACACCTAACACCACCTTTTTTCTGATCTCGAAATGCTATAGCATGCCATGCTTCACTTTGATCTCTCCTTTATCCTTGTACAGTTGTACTCCCTCTCTGGTAGTCCTCTTGTTCTTGGTGCATGTGCAGGATGCTTTGGGTTTCTCTTTAATGCTAATCACTAAAGACTTTTCATGACCCCTTCGATCTGTCCGGAGTTCCTTCTTGAGTTCCCTTCTGGCTTCTTTAAGTACTCAACTAAGGACAAGACCCttagtgttgatgagcagagggactgAGGGTCCAAGTTCATTACCCCCTGAAAGTGACTGCACaggttaatagaaacatagaaacatagaaaataggtgcaggagtaggccactcggcccttcgagcctgcactgccatttattatgatcatggctgatcatccaactcagaaccctgccccagccttccctccataccccctgacccctgtagccacaagggccatatctaactccctcttaaacatagccaatgaactggcctcaacagtttgctgtggcagagaattccacagattcacctctctctgtgtgaagatgtttttcctaatctcggtcctaaaaggcttcccctctatcctcaaactgtgacccctcgttctggacttccccaacatcgggaacaatcttcctgcatctagcctgtccaatccctttaggatcttatacgtttcaatcagatcccccctcaatcttctaaattccaacgagtacaagcccagttcatccagtctttcttcatatgaaagtcctgccatcccaggaatcaatctggtgaaccttctttgtactccctctatggcaaagatgtctttcctcagattaggggaccaaaactgcacacaatactccaggtgtggtctcaccaaggccttgtacaactgctccctgggaatcaaattaaagaggctaggcgtgaggaggttagttcacaacagagggatgggaaccagtgcagagagacagaggggtgtaaagtgagcatagaagcagaaagtacaaaggagaaaagtaaaagtggcaggccgacaaatcggggcaagcattaaaaagggccacttttcaacataattgtacaagggctaagagagttgtaaaagagcgcctgaaggctttatgtgtcaatgcaaggagcattcgtaataaggtggatgaattgaaagtgcagattgttattaatgattatgatatagttgggatcacagagacatggctccagggtgaccagggatgggagctcaacgttcagggatattcaatattcaggagggatagacatgaaggaaggggaggtggggtggtgttgctggttaaagaagagattaacgcaatagaaaggaaggacataagccgggaagatgtggaatcgatatgggtagagctgcgtaacactaaggcgcagaagacgctggtgggagttgtgtacaggccacctagcagtagtagtgaggtcggagatggtattaaacaggaaattagaaatgtgtgcaataaaggaacagcagttataatgggtgacttcaatctacatgtagactgggtgaaccaaattggtaaaggtgctgaggaagaggatttcttggaatgtatgcgggatggttttttgaaccaacatgtcgaagaaccaactagagagcaggctattctagactgggttttgagcaatgaggaagggttaattagcgatcttgtcgtgagaggccccttgggtaagagtgaccataatatggtggaattcttcattaatatggagagtgacatagttaattcagaaacaaaggttctgaacttaaagaggggtaactttgaaggtatgagacgtgaattagctaagatagactggcaaatgacacttaaaggattgacggtggatatgcaatggcaagcatttataggttgcatggatgaactacaacaattgttcatcccagtttggcaaaagaataaatcaaggaaggtagtgcacccgtggctgacaagagaaattagggatagtatcaattccaaagaagtagcatacaaattagccagagaaagtggctcacctgaggactgggagaaattcagagttcagcagaggaggacaaagggcttaattaggaagggggaaaaagattatgagagaaaactggcagagaacataagaacggactgtaaaagcttttatagatatgtaaaaaggaaaagactggtaaagacaaatgtaggtcccctgcagacagaaacaggtgaattgattatggggagcaaggacatggcagaccaattgaataattactttggttctgtcttcactaaggaggacataaataatcttccagaaatagtaagggacagagggtccagtgagatggaggaactgagtgaaatacatgttagcagggaagtggtgttaggtaaattgaagggattgaaggcagataaatccccagggccagatggtctgcatcctagagtgcttaaggaagtagcccaagaaatagtggatgcattagtgataatttttcaaaactcgttagattctggactagttcctgaggattggagggtggctaatgtaaccccacttcttaaaaaaggagggagagagaaaccggggaattatagaccggttagcctaacgtcggtggtggggaaactgctggagtcagttatcaaggatgtgataacagcacatttggaaagcggtgaaatgatcggacaaagtcagcatggatttgtgaaaggaaaatcatgtctgacgaatctcatagaattttttgaggatgtaactaatagagtggataggggagaaccagtggatgtggtatatttggattttcaaaaggcttttgacaaggtcccacacaggagattagtgtgcaaacttacagcacacggtattgggggtaaggtattggtgtgggtggagaattggttagcagacaggaagcaaagagtgggaataaacgggaccttttcagaatggcaggcggtgactagtggggtacctcaacgctcagtgctgggaccccagttgtttacaatatatattaatgacttggatgagggaattaaatgcagcatctccaagtctgcggatgacagggaggttaagaaggtatatggcttGCCttttagttgaggcattgagttcaaaagtcaggaactTCCATTACGgttttataaagctctagttaagccacatctggagtattgcatacagttctagttgctgcattataggaaggatgtggagggtttgaagaaggtgcagaaggcgtttactgatgctgcctggattagagggcatgtgctataatgagaagtTGGGGAAACTtggacaagaggaaatctgcaggtgctggaatttcaagcaatacacataaaagttgctggtgaatgcagcaggccaggcagcctcttccgagagatgctgcctggcctgctgcattcaccagcaacttttatgtgtgaaacttgggttgtttttttttctgaagcaGGAGAGACTGAGGggcgatctgatagaggtttataagggtATGAGAGGCGTAGATACAGTAGACAGACgatatctttttctcagggttaaAATGTGTAATACCAGAgaatatgcatttaaggtgagagagggtaagttAAAGGAGATGTGGAGgacaagtggtggatgcctgggatGGTGTTGAGGTAGATATGATTAGgggtttttaagagatgtttagataggcacatgtatgtgagggaaatgaaaggatatgatcattgtgtaggcataagggATTTAGTTGGCAATTAATTACatattggttcagcacaacattgtgggccagagggcctgttcctgttctatgttaCTGTTTGATTCAGCTCTGTAAGCCTTACATAAGCTTCAACCTTTTTGACTAATTTAACAGCCTCCCTGCCGTCCCTCTTAGTGGAACAAACTCGCCCCAAACTGTGCCACAGGTctttaaacaacctccacatgtcagatgtggatttGTCCAAAAATAGCTCTTCCCAATTAACTCTTGTTAGCTCTTTCTCAGATGCCGACAACCCTATCTTTATTCGTAGCTATCTTACAGTTGTGATCATGGTTTCCCAAGcattcacccactgaaaggttaaAGATTAGCCTCCCTTCTAGTTGGACTTTTCACAGTGTTTCAGGAAACCCtcttggacacacctaacaaattctgcttcATCTAATTTTATTCTGCTAAGGAGTTCCCAGTCTATGCTGAGCAAGTCAAAGTTACCGACAATGATCACCTTGTTGCTCCTTAATTTGACTGCAAACCTGCTCTTCAGTGTCCCTATGGTTATTTGGGGTCAGTATAAATCCAAAAGAGTTTATAGAATTTTCCTTATTTTTGAATTCTATCCATGAAGACTCAGTTGATGCTCGGATTAGTATTTCAGTTCCTCcccatgtcatctaaaacatcaaaaccctggaacattaagtaGCCAGTCCAGTCCCCTGCGTACTTGTTCCCTTTGGCAGTTGAGGCTGGGGATGTGAGAGGTTCTGTCAAAGTAGCCTTGGTTAAATTCTGCAGTATGTGTTGTAGATGGTAAATTAGTCACTGTGGATGTTTATGGTGGTGAATGCCAAACAATCTCAGTTAACTAAAACTTTTTTACATTTTCCTGTGTGCAAATGTAACCTTTTCCTGTTTCCTGCACTAGCGCACTTGGTTTGTGGTATTTTATCCGGAGGGGAAAGCAGTGTTTGGATTTCACCGTGACTGTCCATATCTTCCACTTTATGGGCTGTTGGATCTACAATTGGCACTTTCCCACAGCACTGACCTGGTGGCTGGTGAACATTGTGTGCATTGCCCTGATGGCAGTGATAGGTGAGTACCTGTGTATGCGGACAGAGCTGAGAGCCATTCCTGTCAACGCTGGGCCCAAATCTAACCTGTGAGCACAGCTTCTCCGATGTGTCTAGTCACGACTGAAACTGCTGCAGCAACCAGTGTTAAAACAGATTGTGACAACTTCTATCTCAATGTTAACAAGACTTGGTGCACATGTGTTTTTGTCGCCGTATATAACCCTTCTGGACAAAGGAGTCCTTTGTTTTTATCAAGCCTTTCTACGCATGGAACTTTCTGGATTTCGGTGGATGGAGTTGGTGTTTGGTGACGGAGATCACAAGCAGGAGATGTATGCAGTTGTATAAACCAATCTAGATGTGGATTCACTAGGATTTCCTTCCAGTCAGATTTACTGAGTCTGTTGTGCTGCTTTTACTTAAGAGACTGACCGTGAGAACCCCACATACTGGATTGTTCCAACATTTTTCTCTGATTTGTCTTTGCCTGATCTAAATTCCCTTTTACGTTTGACTTTGAACTTGTGTACAGACTAATTATCTGCAAACTAGAAACCTGTGTCTCAAATAACCATTCAATAAGGAGTGCTGACTCTGTCATCAACTGACCCCTGGAATCTATTGTAACACTGGATGTGTCTGGCATTGCGTAGATAAGCAGAAAATTAAGTACATCTTGTTTTGATATTGAGATGTTGTCTCCTAATTAGTGTAAAATGGTTTTAGTTAACTGGTAAAGGCACTTtgaaaggctggtcctggatctGAGGACTGATACCTATGCACAGTCCAGACTCTAGTGCCATGTTTAATTAACATGGTATGCAGCTTGATCTCTATTTTGTTTAAAAGACAATGAGGAATAAATCTATTGCAGTGCTTAAATATAAACTTTTTAGTTCTTGGTTCCAATCACTTCTTGCAAAAATAGTGGGCTCTGACTACATCTGCCACCATCTGATTACCACATCCTACATGGTGATTCTTGCTAGGGTTTGGTCACCAGTCGGGTTCATGATGGAAATTTGGGCAATGATGTTGAAGAGCTGTTCAGGGGATCTTCTACCTGATTAATGATGCATCTCATTTCATTAAATATGAGTAATTATTCCCTAAATCAAAGAAATAGGAACATTATAAAAAAGGCCCTTCTGTTTATGCTGTATCTAGatttgatcactgcctccaacaGTCTTCATAATATTTGAGAAATGGGCTCTTGCTTCTGTtgtgtgaaacagagacattcaCTGCTATGTTACTGCCTGTCAGGACTTTCCACATAATGAGTTGCACCTTGGGGGGGTGGGGCGTAGTCATTTTAATATCAGTGAAATTAACAGGCATGAAAATCGTAGACTCTGAAATGTGATGTAAGGAAATTGTGTTATGGGGCATGTGAAATGTAAATAATAAATCAACTGAAAAAATTAGGACCCCCAATAGtatcaaaagaaaaatatataatttGAAAAATGGAATGAGAAAAGACCATTCATatccccaaagttcaaagtaaatttattaaagtctgtacatgttaccatatactaccttgagattcattttcttttgggcattaacagaaaatgaaatacctaaacagacaaacactgacaaacaactgatgtgcaaaagaagacaaactgtgaaaataaaaacaatactgagaccatgagctgtaaagagtccttgaaagtgagtctgtaggtcatagaatcagttcagagtagtaaTGATTGAAGCCTGATAGTTATACGATGACTTCCTGAAACTCTGTGTGTAGTAATGATTGAAGCCTGATAGTTATACGATGACTTTCTGAAACTCTGTGTGTGTCCTAAGGCTTATAtccttcctgcctgatagtagcttcttccatcattccatcatatcATCGCTAATCTCTGCCTCAATATTTACAACTTCCGTTAGTCATTTCCAGTAGAAGCTTGGAGGTAAGTTTCAGCTAACCCAGCACAGCCAATATTTGTGTTCcaggttcttcctccttcctttttgtgttataaaaccaaaaaaaggttTCCAGGTTTAAATGCTAATAGAGTTTAATTTTGATTGTTTCCTCAGTTCTAGATGCCCTCAGTGATTTCTTGTTTCCAACAGCTCTCGTaattcataagcttttcttcagGCCTTCTCGGTTGGCTTGTCTTCTGCATGTTTTGATCATCGTGACGGTTTAATCACACAATGAAACCTTTGCCTTTTAGCAGTATAGTTGGTTTTGTACTGTACAAAAACTCAAGTGGTTCTCATTGTTTTAACAGCTTTCAAAAGAATGATATCTAAAATAAATTTGATCAGGTGACCTTTTCCCCCTTGTTGAGCCAATATTGCATTCAATAGTGGTCACTTTATTGTCTAACTAAATTCTGGCTTGTGATTCAATACTAAATCCCATATAATCTACTCTTGTATTGGTTGGAAGACAGGTTGTTCTAGAAGTGCATTGCCTTTGAGCTGCTTTGCTTCTGCCAGTTACATAATATGAGCATTCAACATCTCCCATAAATGGAGCAAAAGCAGCTCTCGAGGATGGCTTTAATTTCAGTACATGTAGGTTGCCTGACAAAAATCTCCTTATTAACTGTAATTTTAATTTTTCTTCTGAAATAATACTCgggttttttttattttaaagggAGTTGCCTCTGAGGGAATTGTAAATAACATGAGAATATTCTGAACGGTTagctctttcaaagttcaaagtaaatttattatcaaagtacatatatgtcaccatatacaaccatgagattcatttctttTGGCCATAAGCGGCAAATctttaaaataataaccataacagaatcaatgaaagaccaccctgtttgggtgttcaaccagagggcaaaagatgacaaactgcaaatacagaaagaaataaataacaataataaataaacaataaatattgagaacctgaaatgacaagtccttgaaagtgaattgaTTGGTTATGGAATATTTCCATGATGGGGCAattaaagttgagtgaagttatcccctttcgttcaagagcctgatggttgatgagtAGTaagtgctcctgaacctggtggcgtgagtcctgagaaTTTTGTACCTTgcccctgatggcagtagtgagaagagagcatgtccaaggtggtgggggtctctgatgacggATGTGCTGAATGtagggaagggctttacctgtgatggactgggctgtatccattactttttgtagggttttccatacaaagggattggtgtttccatactaggctgtgatgcagccagtcaatatactctccaccacacattgatagaagtttataaaagttTTGTATGTCaggccgaatcttcacaaactcttaaggaagtggcagcac
The sequence above is drawn from the Mobula hypostoma chromosome 2, sMobHyp1.1, whole genome shotgun sequence genome and encodes:
- the sys1 gene encoding protein SYS1 homolog — translated: MAGHFRSYVWDPILIVSQIILMQCIYYSFLGIWLAVVDSLVQNSRSLDQIFSYEVLGFSTGQGRLSMMAFVLNSLTCALGLWYFIRRGKQCLDFTVTVHIFHFMGCWIYNWHFPTALTWWLVNIVCIALMAVIGEYLCMRTELRAIPVNAGPKSNL